A window of Pantoea agglomerans contains these coding sequences:
- the atpE gene encoding F0F1 ATP synthase subunit C, which produces MENLNMDLLYMAAAVMMGLAAIGAAIGIGILGGKFLEGAARQPDLIPLLRTQFFVVMGLVDAIPMIAVGLGLYVMFAVA; this is translated from the coding sequence ATGGAAAACCTGAATATGGATCTGCTGTACATGGCTGCCGCTGTGATGATGGGCCTGGCGGCAATCGGTGCTGCGATCGGTATCGGCATCCTCGGAGGTAAATTCCTGGAAGGCGCCGCGCGCCAGCCGGATCTGATCCCTCTGCTGCGTACGCAGTTCTTTGTTGTAATGGGTCTGGTGGATGCAATCCCGATGATCGCTGTTGGTCTGGGTCTCTATGTGATGTTTGCTGTCGCCTAA
- the atpF gene encoding F0F1 ATP synthase subunit B has product MNINATILGQAIAFILFVAFCMKYVWPPIMAAIEKRQKEIAEGLASAERAKKDLDLAQANVTDQLKKAKEEAQVIIEQANKRRTQILDEAKTEAENERNRIVAQAQAEIDAERKRAREELRKQVALLAMAGAEKIIERSVDEAANSDIVDKLVAEL; this is encoded by the coding sequence GTGAACATTAACGCAACAATCCTCGGCCAGGCCATCGCGTTTATCCTGTTCGTCGCGTTCTGCATGAAGTACGTATGGCCGCCGATTATGGCTGCCATCGAAAAGCGCCAGAAAGAAATTGCTGAAGGCCTTGCTTCTGCTGAGCGCGCGAAGAAAGATTTGGATCTCGCGCAGGCCAATGTGACCGACCAGCTGAAGAAAGCTAAAGAAGAAGCTCAGGTCATTATCGAGCAGGCGAACAAACGCCGTACTCAGATTCTGGACGAAGCGAAAACTGAAGCCGAGAACGAACGTAACCGCATCGTGGCGCAGGCGCAGGCTGAAATCGACGCCGAGCGTAAACGTGCCCGCGAAGAGCTGCGTAAGCAAGTCGCGTTGCTGGCAATGGCTGGCGCCGAGAAGATCATCGAACGTTCCGTGGATGAAGCTGCTAACAGCGACATCGTTGATAAACTGGTCGCTGAACTGTAA
- the atpH gene encoding F0F1 ATP synthase subunit delta, translated as MSELITVARPYAKAAFDFAVEHQSIERWQNMLAFAATVARNEQMADLLSGALAPEALSASFIAVCGDQLDEHGQNLIKVMAENGRLTALPAVLEQFIHLRDAYEATAEVDVISAGTLSDSQLTKISAAMEKRLSRKVKLNCKIDKSVMAGVIIRAGDLVIDGSVRGRLERLADALQS; from the coding sequence ATGTCTGAACTGATTACTGTAGCTCGCCCCTACGCCAAAGCAGCTTTTGACTTTGCTGTTGAGCATCAAAGCATCGAGCGCTGGCAAAACATGCTGGCGTTTGCCGCGACCGTAGCACGCAATGAGCAAATGGCCGATCTTCTATCTGGCGCGCTGGCGCCGGAAGCGTTATCGGCTTCTTTCATTGCCGTCTGCGGCGATCAATTAGATGAACACGGTCAGAACCTGATTAAGGTTATGGCTGAGAACGGACGTTTGACAGCGCTTCCAGCTGTACTCGAGCAGTTCATTCACCTGCGCGACGCCTATGAGGCGACTGCGGAGGTGGACGTGATTTCTGCCGGTACGCTGAGTGACAGCCAGCTGACTAAAATCAGCGCCGCGATGGAAAAACGTCTGTCACGCAAAGTTAAGCTGAATTGCAAAATTGATAAGTCTGTCATGGCAGGCGTGATCATCCGTGCGGGTGATCTGGTGATTGATGGCAGCGTGCGCGGCCGTCTCGAGCGTCTGGCAGACGCCTTGCAGTCTTAA
- the atpA gene encoding F0F1 ATP synthase subunit alpha, with amino-acid sequence MQLNSTEISELIKQRIAQFNVVSEAHNEGTIVSVSDGIIRVHGLADVMQGEMIALPGNRYAIALNLERDSVGAVVMGPYADLAEGMKVKCTGRILEVPVGRGLLGRVVNTLGAPIDGKGAIENDGFSPVEVIAPGVIDRQSVDEPVQTGYKSVDAMIPIGRGQRELIIGDRQTGKTALAIDAIINQRDSGIKCVYVAIGQKASTIANVVRKLEEHGALSNTIVVVASASESAALQYLAPYSGCAMGEYFRDRGEDALIVYDDLSKQAVAYRQISLLLRRPPGREAFPGDVFYLHSRLLERASRVSADYVERFTNGEVKGKTGSLTALPIIETQAGDVSAFVPTNVISITDGQIFLESNLFNSGIRPAVNPGISVSRVGGAAQTKIIKKLSGGIRTALAQYRELAAFSQFASDLDDATRKQLSHGQKVTELLKQKQYAPMSVAQQGLVLFAAERGYLNDVELAKILSFEAALLAFADRDHADLMQEINQTGNYNNDIEAKLKGLLDTFKATQSW; translated from the coding sequence ATGCAACTGAATTCCACCGAAATCAGCGAACTGATCAAGCAGCGCATTGCTCAGTTCAATGTCGTGAGCGAAGCTCACAACGAAGGTACAATTGTTTCTGTAAGCGACGGTATCATCCGCGTACACGGCCTGGCCGATGTGATGCAGGGTGAGATGATCGCCCTGCCGGGCAACCGTTACGCTATCGCCCTGAACCTCGAGCGCGACTCTGTCGGTGCTGTGGTTATGGGCCCGTACGCTGACCTCGCCGAAGGCATGAAGGTTAAGTGTACCGGTCGTATTCTGGAAGTGCCGGTCGGTCGTGGCCTGCTGGGCCGCGTGGTGAACACTCTGGGTGCACCAATCGACGGCAAAGGCGCGATCGAAAACGACGGCTTCTCGCCGGTTGAAGTGATCGCACCGGGCGTTATCGACCGTCAGTCAGTCGACGAGCCGGTTCAGACCGGTTACAAATCTGTCGATGCGATGATTCCAATCGGTCGTGGCCAGCGTGAGCTGATCATCGGCGACCGTCAGACCGGTAAAACCGCGCTGGCGATCGACGCGATCATCAACCAGCGCGATTCCGGCATTAAGTGCGTGTACGTCGCGATTGGCCAGAAAGCCTCTACCATCGCTAACGTGGTGCGTAAGCTGGAAGAGCACGGTGCGCTGTCTAACACCATCGTGGTTGTTGCGTCCGCATCTGAATCTGCTGCACTGCAGTACCTGGCGCCCTACTCCGGCTGCGCCATGGGCGAATACTTCCGCGACCGCGGCGAAGATGCGCTGATCGTATACGATGACCTCTCTAAGCAGGCTGTCGCTTACCGTCAGATTTCTCTGCTGCTGCGCCGTCCGCCGGGCCGAGAAGCATTCCCGGGCGACGTGTTCTATCTCCACTCTCGTCTGCTGGAGCGTGCGTCACGCGTAAGCGCTGACTACGTTGAGCGTTTCACCAACGGCGAAGTTAAAGGTAAAACCGGTTCACTGACCGCGCTGCCGATCATCGAAACCCAGGCGGGCGACGTTTCCGCGTTCGTTCCGACCAACGTAATCTCTATTACCGATGGTCAGATCTTCCTGGAATCGAACCTGTTTAACTCCGGTATTCGTCCGGCGGTTAACCCAGGTATCTCCGTATCGCGTGTTGGTGGTGCTGCTCAGACCAAGATCATCAAGAAACTGTCCGGTGGTATCCGTACCGCGCTGGCACAGTATCGTGAACTGGCTGCGTTCTCGCAGTTTGCTTCCGATCTGGATGACGCGACCCGCAAACAGCTGAGCCACGGTCAGAAAGTGACCGAGCTGCTGAAACAGAAACAGTATGCGCCGATGTCCGTCGCGCAACAGGGTCTGGTGCTGTTTGCTGCCGAGCGCGGCTACCTGAACGACGTAGAACTGGCGAAAATCCTTAGCTTCGAAGCTGCACTGCTGGCGTTCGCGGACCGCGATCACGCTGACCTGATGCAGGAAATCAACCAAACTGGTAACTACAACAACGATATCGAAGCGAAGCTGAAAGGCCTGCTCGACACGTTTAAAGCAACCCAGTCCTGGTAA